One window of Pantanalinema sp. genomic DNA carries:
- a CDS encoding methyl-accepting chemotaxis protein: MRLSIGKKLLGGFLATSLLTLGLGVFSLVQLGSLNANLSEVTGNRLPKATLLGYMDKDVAALQRYVNRHLLETEPSEIAKVEGLIAQTKDYFSKNLADYRKLIDSEEDRALFESAKQDYDTYLVRLEKALVLSRANRNAESFRLIKREVTPVHAAFDANVNKMVKLNEKLAAEITRKAQSDYQSALVLTLTALGLSIAAGLGIALTLSRQISRNLAQVAAAAEGIAKGELDQRLDVRTDDELGDMARTFEAMMSYLRDVAGVAEAMSRGDLTRSIAPKSERDQFGNAIAKMVTNLREVVDRVRTAAGSVSAGAVQIDSASTRLGETTSVQASSAEETSAAMEEMAANLQSVDSSVQRLGTKVGLVRGQSDELAAAVTQTSSSIAELAASIQQVSGNVAHANQVAFQSSEAANAGEVAVGKTINGMQAINETMAGILNTIQMLDQRSGEIGAIIEVIDDIAEQTNLLALNAAIEAARAGDAGRGFAVVADEVRKLAERSAKATREIGDLIKGIQKETSQAVGATEQGAAKVSEGMRLASHTSEALAKIKDASHQVSSLLAEVSAASSEQARASSQIVAAAEQMAGINDQVNGAVAEMNELTHTVTYATAEQRQGADQVVLAVESLNRSSQQAASATGEVSSAAGDLRKQAQLLEETVAFFTSQSGGRAEAALRGQPRLSLPAGSAKF; encoded by the coding sequence CGGCCCTTCAGCGCTACGTCAACCGTCACCTTCTCGAGACCGAGCCGTCCGAGATCGCGAAGGTCGAGGGCCTGATCGCGCAAACCAAGGACTACTTCAGCAAGAACCTCGCCGACTACCGGAAGCTGATCGACTCCGAGGAGGATCGGGCGCTCTTCGAGTCGGCCAAGCAAGACTACGACACCTACCTCGTGCGGCTGGAGAAGGCCCTCGTGCTGAGCCGTGCCAACCGGAACGCGGAATCCTTCCGCCTCATCAAGCGCGAAGTCACCCCGGTCCACGCCGCCTTCGACGCGAATGTCAACAAGATGGTCAAGCTCAACGAGAAGCTGGCCGCGGAGATCACTCGCAAGGCGCAGAGCGACTACCAGAGCGCCCTGGTGCTGACCCTCACGGCCCTGGGGCTCTCGATCGCAGCCGGCCTCGGCATCGCCCTGACCCTCTCGCGCCAGATCTCCCGGAACCTGGCCCAGGTCGCCGCGGCGGCCGAGGGCATCGCCAAGGGCGAGCTGGACCAGCGCCTCGACGTCAGGACCGACGACGAGCTGGGCGACATGGCCCGCACCTTCGAGGCGATGATGAGCTACCTCAGGGATGTCGCGGGCGTGGCCGAGGCCATGAGCCGGGGCGACCTCACCCGCAGCATCGCGCCCAAGAGCGAGCGCGACCAGTTCGGCAACGCGATCGCCAAGATGGTCACCAACTTGCGCGAGGTCGTCGACCGGGTGCGCACCGCGGCCGGCTCGGTCAGCGCCGGGGCCGTCCAGATCGACTCGGCCAGCACCCGCCTCGGCGAGACCACCTCGGTGCAGGCCTCGAGCGCCGAGGAGACCTCGGCGGCGATGGAAGAGATGGCGGCCAACCTCCAGTCGGTGGACAGCAGCGTGCAGCGCCTCGGGACCAAGGTGGGCCTGGTCCGCGGCCAGTCGGACGAGCTTGCGGCGGCCGTCACCCAGACGAGCAGCTCCATCGCCGAGCTCGCGGCCAGCATCCAGCAGGTGTCGGGCAACGTGGCGCATGCCAACCAGGTCGCCTTCCAGAGCAGCGAGGCCGCCAACGCCGGCGAGGTCGCGGTCGGCAAGACCATCAACGGCATGCAAGCGATCAACGAGACCATGGCGGGCATCCTCAACACCATCCAGATGCTGGACCAGCGCTCGGGCGAGATCGGTGCGATCATCGAGGTGATCGACGACATCGCCGAGCAGACCAACCTGCTCGCCCTGAACGCCGCCATCGAGGCGGCGCGCGCCGGGGACGCGGGCCGCGGCTTCGCGGTGGTCGCCGACGAGGTGCGAAAGCTCGCCGAGCGTTCGGCCAAGGCCACCCGCGAGATCGGCGACCTGATCAAGGGCATCCAGAAGGAGACCTCGCAGGCGGTGGGCGCCACCGAGCAGGGTGCCGCCAAGGTGAGCGAGGGCATGCGGCTCGCCAGCCACACCAGCGAGGCCCTGGCCAAGATCAAGGACGCTTCGCACCAGGTGTCGAGCCTCCTGGCCGAGGTCTCGGCGGCGAGCAGCGAGCAGGCCCGGGCCAGCTCGCAGATCGTGGCTGCGGCCGAGCAGATGGCCGGCATCAACGACCAGGTCAACGGCGCGGTCGCCGAGATGAACGAGCTCACCCACACCGTCACCTACGCGACGGCCGAGCAGCGTCAGGGCGCGGACCAGGTGGTGCTCGCCGTCGAGAGCCTCAACCGCAGCTCCCAGCAGGCCGCCAGCGCCACCGGCGAGGTGTCCAGCGCCGCGGGGGACCTGCGCAAGCAGGCCCAGCTCCTGGAGGAGACCGTCGCCTTCTTCACCAGCCAGAGCGGCGGCCGCGCCGAAGCTGCGCTCAGGGGCCAGCCGAGGCTGAGCCTCCCGGCCGGAAGCGCGAAGTTCTAG